A genomic segment from Roseibium algicola encodes:
- a CDS encoding DUF3108 domain-containing protein, producing the protein MFGLMSLGRLVALPMLAAALLTTPAEAKKNSVGGLYNISIAGFKVGRGTLSLVMQGNAYSAKVSLEPAGIGTLFTTGKGGAEASGWMVGSRVVPSKYRMASHASNLDFYVNLSQGSGSIRSMEVAPQFKPNPERIKVTDRHTRNAIDPLSAALMPVGRAKDSLGPKACSRRLPVFDGWTRFDIKLSYSGTKEVSGHGYDGQVVVCKARWVPVAGHRPSKDSVKYMAQANMEVWVAPMGRDNVLVPYRISIDTKNGRLIVEADKLKIDGAGSDQASVD; encoded by the coding sequence GTGTTTGGTTTGATGTCTCTCGGGCGGCTGGTCGCCCTGCCAATGCTTGCTGCGGCGCTGCTGACGACACCGGCGGAAGCCAAGAAAAACAGCGTCGGCGGCCTTTACAATATTTCGATTGCCGGCTTCAAGGTCGGGCGCGGAACGCTGTCGCTCGTCATGCAGGGCAATGCCTATTCGGCCAAGGTCAGTCTGGAGCCGGCAGGTATCGGCACGCTGTTCACCACCGGCAAGGGTGGGGCGGAAGCATCCGGCTGGATGGTCGGATCGCGCGTCGTGCCGTCGAAATACAGGATGGCGTCGCACGCCTCCAATCTCGATTTCTACGTCAACCTGAGCCAGGGCTCCGGGTCCATCCGTTCAATGGAAGTCGCGCCGCAGTTCAAGCCTAATCCGGAGCGGATCAAGGTGACGGATCGGCATACGCGCAATGCGATCGATCCGCTGAGCGCCGCTCTGATGCCGGTCGGCCGTGCCAAGGACAGTCTCGGGCCGAAGGCCTGTTCGCGTCGTCTGCCGGTGTTCGACGGCTGGACACGGTTCGATATCAAGCTGAGCTATTCCGGCACGAAGGAAGTCTCGGGCCACGGCTATGACGGCCAGGTCGTTGTTTGCAAGGCCCGCTGGGTACCTGTCGCCGGGCACCGCCCGTCCAAGGATTCGGTCAAATACATGGCTCAGGCCAACATGGAAGTGTGGGTTGCGCCGATGGGCCGTGACAACGTGCTCGTCCCCTACCGGATTTCCATAGACACCAAGAACGGCCGCCTGATCGTGGAAGCAGACAAGCTCAAGATCGACGGTGCCGGCAGCGATCAGGCATCCGTCGACTGA
- a CDS encoding esterase-like activity of phytase family protein, which yields MGAERRLSAGSFALAAVFLSTFWFAAPAAAGAPELLSDAQPVKARTRSIDTFRIGLADTTFGKLTFLGGLELIAADRKVGGLSGLISLDGGSAFLAVTDNGHWVSGRIVQTADGKPTEIEDLRFAPLLGADGKTLDARWGHDTEALTLSGSGLYVTAETRNAIYRYPWPISTGKERMIGEVALPQDIRDLPRNTGLEALAAGPEDGPLAGKLVAVAESAPSDLHDLSGFIIGPDGTERFTIRRYERFDATDAAFLPGGDMILVERRFSLRDLIGLRLRRFKGADIAAGAVLEGELLLEADFNSQIDNMEALGIHTNENGETILTLVSDNNRSILQRTLFLRFRLED from the coding sequence ATGGGAGCAGAAAGGCGTCTTTCGGCAGGCAGCTTCGCGCTGGCTGCCGTCTTTCTCTCCACTTTCTGGTTTGCTGCGCCCGCCGCCGCCGGGGCGCCGGAGCTGCTTTCGGACGCACAGCCGGTCAAGGCCCGTACCCGGTCCATCGACACATTCCGCATAGGGCTTGCCGATACGACCTTCGGCAAGCTGACTTTTCTTGGCGGTCTGGAGCTGATAGCCGCGGACCGCAAGGTCGGCGGGCTTTCCGGTCTGATCAGTCTGGACGGGGGAAGCGCGTTTCTGGCGGTCACCGACAACGGGCATTGGGTCAGTGGCCGAATCGTGCAGACAGCGGATGGCAAGCCGACGGAGATCGAAGACTTGCGGTTCGCGCCGCTTTTGGGTGCCGATGGCAAAACGCTCGATGCACGCTGGGGTCATGATACCGAGGCACTGACGCTGTCGGGCTCCGGTCTTTATGTCACTGCTGAAACCCGCAACGCCATCTACCGATATCCGTGGCCGATTTCGACCGGCAAGGAAAGGATGATCGGTGAAGTCGCGCTGCCGCAGGATATTCGCGATCTGCCGCGCAACACCGGTCTGGAAGCTCTGGCGGCCGGGCCGGAGGACGGCCCGTTGGCCGGCAAGCTCGTGGCTGTCGCGGAATCAGCGCCAAGCGACCTGCATGATCTGTCTGGCTTCATCATCGGTCCGGACGGCACGGAACGTTTCACCATCCGCCGGTATGAGCGCTTCGATGCGACGGATGCGGCGTTTCTGCCCGGCGGCGACATGATTCTGGTGGAGCGCCGCTTCAGCCTGCGTGATCTGATCGGCCTGCGGCTGCGGCGGTTCAAAGGAGCCGACATTGCTGCCGGAGCCGTTCTGGAAGGCGAGTTGCTGCTGGAGGCCGACTTCAACTCCCAGATCGACAACATGGAAGCTCTGGGTATTCACACCAATGAAAACGGTGAAACAATCCTGACGCTTGTCTCCGACAACAACCGTTCGATCCTGCAGAGGACCTTGTTCCTGAGGTTTCGGCTGGAAGATTGA
- a CDS encoding VUT family protein gives MTETRTFSASHHVVAILAMAAVVVASNFLVQFPVEHFIGGVNLADTLTWGAFTYPVAFLVTDLTNRRFGPTAARKVVIAGFLIAVVLSIWLATPRIAIASGTAFLVAQLLDVTIFDRMRKLAWWKAPITSSFIGSVIDTLLFFGIAFSASFAFIDGLFGMDDSSLAFPVPFLGISDDTQALLWVSLAVGDFLVKMLVAVALLAPYRIVLGLFQAMPKGTAA, from the coding sequence ATGACCGAAACCCGGACCTTCTCCGCGAGCCATCACGTTGTCGCCATTCTGGCGATGGCGGCCGTTGTCGTTGCATCCAACTTTCTGGTCCAGTTCCCGGTCGAGCATTTCATCGGCGGTGTCAATCTTGCCGATACGCTCACCTGGGGTGCGTTCACCTACCCGGTCGCCTTCCTGGTGACCGATCTCACCAACCGCCGCTTCGGCCCGACCGCCGCACGTAAGGTTGTGATTGCCGGCTTCCTGATTGCCGTGGTCCTGTCAATCTGGCTGGCGACGCCCCGCATTGCCATCGCCTCCGGCACCGCGTTCCTGGTCGCGCAATTGCTGGACGTGACGATATTCGACCGCATGCGAAAGCTGGCCTGGTGGAAAGCGCCGATCACCTCTTCCTTCATCGGCTCGGTAATCGACACGCTCCTGTTCTTCGGCATCGCCTTTTCCGCCAGCTTCGCCTTCATCGACGGCCTGTTCGGGATGGACGACAGCTCGCTCGCCTTCCCGGTGCCCTTCCTGGGCATCAGCGACGATACCCAGGCGCTGCTGTGGGTGTCGCTGGCCGTGGGAGACTTCCTGGTCAAGATGCTGGTTGCCGTCGCCCTGCTCGCCCCTTACCGCATCGTGCTCGGCCTGTTTCAGGCCATGCCGAAGGGAACTGCCGCCTAG
- the cobS gene encoding cobaltochelatase subunit CobS, with amino-acid sequence MTETTTAAMAMPDTEISVEEVFGFKSDLKVPAFSAPSEHVPERDEDYLFDRATTLAILAGFAHNRRVMVTGYHGTGKSTHIEQVASRLNWPCIRVNLDSHISRIDLVGKDAIVIKDGKQVTEFRDGILPWAYQHNVALVFDEYDAGRPDVMFVIQRILESSGRLTLLDQSRVIRPHAAFRLFATANTVGLGDTSGLYHGTQQINQAQMDRWSIVTTLNYLPHDNEVDIVLSKAKHFQSDEGRNTVSKMVRLADMTRNAFINGDLSTVMSPRTVITWAENAQIFGDVGFSFRLTFLNKCDDMEQSLVAEFYQRCFGEDLPESSVNVVMS; translated from the coding sequence ATGACTGAGACGACGACTGCGGCCATGGCCATGCCGGACACTGAAATTTCCGTAGAAGAGGTTTTCGGTTTCAAGTCCGACCTCAAGGTACCTGCATTTTCCGCGCCGTCAGAACATGTGCCCGAGCGTGACGAAGACTACCTGTTCGACCGCGCGACCACGTTGGCGATCCTGGCGGGTTTTGCTCATAACCGGCGCGTGATGGTGACCGGGTATCACGGTACCGGTAAATCGACCCACATCGAGCAGGTGGCGTCGCGTCTCAACTGGCCGTGTATTCGCGTCAACCTGGACAGCCATATTTCCCGTATCGATCTGGTCGGCAAGGACGCGATCGTGATCAAGGACGGCAAGCAGGTCACCGAGTTTCGCGACGGGATCCTGCCCTGGGCCTATCAGCACAATGTCGCGCTGGTCTTCGACGAATACGACGCCGGCCGTCCGGACGTGATGTTCGTGATCCAGCGTATTCTGGAATCTTCCGGCCGCCTGACGCTGCTCGACCAGAGCCGGGTCATCCGTCCGCATGCCGCCTTCCGGCTGTTCGCCACCGCCAACACGGTTGGTCTCGGCGATACCTCAGGTCTTTATCACGGCACACAGCAGATCAACCAGGCGCAGATGGACCGTTGGTCGATCGTCACCACGCTGAACTACCTGCCGCATGACAACGAGGTGGATATCGTTCTGTCGAAGGCCAAGCACTTCCAGTCGGACGAAGGCCGCAATACCGTTTCCAAGATGGTACGCCTGGCGGACATGACCCGGAACGCCTTCATCAACGGCGACCTGTCCACGGTCATGAGCCCGCGTACGGTCATTACCTGGGCGGAAAATGCCCAGATATTCGGCGATGTCGGCTTTTCCTTCCGCCTGACCTTCCTCAACAAGTGCGACGACATGGAACAGTCCCTGGTGGCAGAGTTCTATCAGCGCTGCTTCGGTGAAGATCTGCCGGAATCCTCCGTCAACGTAGTCATGAGCTGA
- the rpmB gene encoding 50S ribosomal protein L28, translating into MARRCELSGKDVMTGNNVSHANNKSRRRFLPNLCNVSLISDTLGETFKLKVCAHALRSVEHRGGLDAYLMKASDADLSDAARKIKVDIKRKQAEAAAA; encoded by the coding sequence ATGGCACGCCGTTGCGAACTCTCCGGCAAAGATGTGATGACGGGCAACAACGTCTCCCACGCTAACAACAAGTCCCGCCGCCGGTTCCTGCCGAACCTGTGCAACGTGTCCCTCATCAGCGACACGCTCGGCGAAACCTTCAAGCTGAAGGTCTGCGCACACGCACTGCGCTCCGTCGAACACCGCGGTGGTCTGGACGCATACCTGATGAAGGCAAGCGACGCGGACCTGTCCGACGCTGCTCGCAAGATCAAGGTCGACATCAAGCGCAAGCAGGCTGAAGCCGCTGCCGCTTAA
- the cobT gene encoding cobaltochelatase subunit CobT: protein MAPRPGHNSLPGNKPAPSTEPFKQSVSGTMRAISGEPELEVIFSGDRPGLSGMSARLPEPSRKINAREIAITRGLSDSIALRIACHDKAVHSKNMPQGPDARAIFEAVEQARCEAVGARRMQGVADNLSVMLDDRFRKSGAPDISSREEAPLQDALSLLVRERLTGAKPPESATKLVDMWRGWIEDKAGADLDRLEAEVEDQNSFAARLRDVLKSLDMGDELGDHDQDMDPEENEDQGNNDEAESGDDSEEDSGEQEASPQEMELSGEEQESGDTEAAEADMEDFADQDMSEDTEEPGESDRPDTPFSNRPESDYRVFTTQFDETITAEELCDMAELDRLRGFLDKQLTHLQGAVARLANRLQRKLMAQQNRAWDFDLEEGLLDTARLTRAVTDPMAPLAFKQERDTNFRDTVVTLLLDNSGSMRGRPITVAATCADILARTLERCGVKVEILGFTTKAWKGGQSRESWIGAGKPPTPGRLNDLRHIIYKSADAPWRRARRNLGLMMREGLLKENIDGEALLWAHDRLMARPEQRRILMMISDGAPVDDTTLSVNPGNYLERHLRYVIEEIETRSPVELIAIGIGHDVTRYYRRAVTIVDAEELAGAMTDQLANLFDDEVDTSFNTRGRRRRAGHR, encoded by the coding sequence ATGGCACCGCGGCCGGGTCACAATTCCCTTCCGGGCAACAAGCCCGCACCGAGCACCGAGCCATTCAAGCAATCGGTGTCCGGTACCATGCGGGCGATTTCCGGAGAACCGGAACTGGAAGTCATCTTTTCCGGTGACCGGCCCGGTCTCAGCGGCATGTCCGCGCGCTTGCCCGAGCCTTCGCGCAAGATCAACGCGCGCGAGATCGCGATCACCCGTGGCCTGTCGGACAGCATCGCCCTGCGCATTGCCTGCCACGACAAGGCTGTTCATTCCAAGAACATGCCGCAGGGCCCGGACGCGCGGGCGATTTTCGAAGCGGTCGAACAGGCCCGCTGCGAAGCCGTTGGCGCACGTCGGATGCAAGGGGTTGCCGACAACCTGTCTGTGATGCTGGACGACCGGTTCCGCAAGTCCGGTGCGCCGGATATCTCCAGCCGGGAAGAAGCGCCGCTGCAGGATGCCCTGTCCCTGCTGGTGCGTGAACGCCTGACCGGTGCGAAGCCGCCGGAAAGCGCGACCAAGCTCGTCGACATGTGGCGTGGCTGGATCGAGGACAAGGCCGGTGCCGACCTTGACAGGCTGGAAGCCGAAGTCGAGGACCAGAATTCTTTCGCGGCCCGTCTGCGGGACGTCCTGAAATCGCTCGACATGGGCGATGAGCTTGGCGATCACGACCAGGACATGGACCCGGAAGAAAACGAGGACCAGGGCAACAACGACGAAGCTGAATCGGGCGACGACAGCGAAGAAGATTCCGGCGAACAGGAAGCCTCTCCGCAGGAGATGGAACTTTCCGGCGAAGAGCAGGAAAGCGGCGATACGGAAGCTGCCGAAGCCGATATGGAAGACTTCGCCGATCAGGACATGTCTGAGGATACCGAGGAACCGGGCGAAAGCGACCGACCCGATACGCCGTTTTCCAACCGGCCGGAATCCGACTACCGGGTGTTCACCACCCAGTTTGACGAGACGATTACCGCTGAAGAACTTTGCGACATGGCGGAGCTCGATCGTCTGCGCGGGTTCCTGGACAAGCAGTTGACCCACCTGCAAGGGGCCGTGGCGCGCCTTGCCAACCGGTTGCAGCGCAAGCTGATGGCGCAGCAGAACCGGGCCTGGGACTTCGACCTTGAAGAAGGGCTTCTGGACACCGCCAGACTGACCCGTGCCGTAACCGATCCGATGGCCCCGCTTGCCTTCAAGCAGGAGCGGGACACCAATTTCCGCGACACGGTCGTGACGCTGCTTCTGGACAACTCGGGCTCCATGCGCGGGCGTCCGATCACCGTTGCCGCCACTTGTGCCGACATTCTGGCGCGCACGCTGGAGCGCTGCGGCGTGAAGGTCGAGATCCTCGGCTTCACCACCAAGGCCTGGAAAGGCGGCCAGTCGCGGGAGAGCTGGATCGGTGCGGGCAAGCCGCCGACACCTGGCCGGCTCAACGATCTGCGCCACATCATCTACAAGTCCGCGGATGCGCCCTGGCGCCGGGCCCGGCGCAACCTCGGCCTGATGATGCGCGAGGGCCTTTTGAAGGAAAACATCGACGGCGAAGCCCTGCTGTGGGCTCATGACCGGCTGATGGCGCGGCCCGAACAACGTCGCATCCTGATGATGATTTCCGACGGCGCGCCGGTGGACGACACCACGCTTTCGGTCAACCCGGGCAACTATCTGGAGCGCCACCTGCGCTACGTCATCGAGGAAATCGAGACCCGGTCACCGGTCGAGCTGATCGCCATCGGTATCGGACACGACGTCACGCGCTACTACCGACGGGCGGTCACCATTGTCGATGCCGAAGAACTTGCGGGTGCCATGACAGACCAGCTTGCCAACCTTTTCGACGACGAGGTGGACACCTCCTTCAACACGCGTGGCCGCCGTCGCCGCGCGGGTCATCGTTAG